The following are encoded in a window of Thermoanaerobacter ethanolicus JW 200 genomic DNA:
- a CDS encoding lysylphosphatidylglycerol synthase transmembrane domain-containing protein produces the protein MGTILEKKNLYMMAFALLLSIGSILVLLKITGVKEIEMAFHIPLFYLGAIFGLIILSLIVDTLRIRDLLRELGENLPFDYLFKFNLATFFISYITPFGSGALPLIVYLLSKKGVSPNKSLMIFTAKLLFSGIFFGTVPPILLIFFRNQLELGTVLSYFAVLVSIFLMFLLFILIYIILKPRFVIEIVNKISNISFFKKPKLEKYFEKIKEEIILYHKNFNDLFIGPSSYKLFFSQLFYAVAYWLLFYSIAPVLLLAMNIPFNLLAVIGRQLIFYDILAYSFIPSGSGVVEIGFATIFSNILPPSKLGIFVGMWRFFTYYVYLGISAIGFFMAIKNQDAKRMLIK, from the coding sequence TTGGGGACAATTCTTGAGAAGAAAAATTTATATATGATGGCTTTTGCATTACTTTTAAGCATTGGTTCAATTTTAGTCTTGTTAAAAATTACAGGCGTTAAAGAAATTGAAATGGCTTTTCACATACCCCTTTTTTATCTTGGGGCGATTTTTGGCTTGATAATATTGAGCTTGATAGTGGATACTTTGCGAATAAGGGATTTATTGAGAGAATTAGGAGAAAACTTGCCTTTTGATTATCTTTTTAAATTTAACCTTGCGACTTTTTTTATAAGCTACATAACACCTTTTGGCTCAGGAGCTTTACCTCTCATTGTATATTTACTTAGTAAAAAAGGAGTTTCACCAAATAAAAGCTTAATGATTTTTACTGCCAAGCTTTTGTTCTCAGGGATTTTTTTTGGGACTGTGCCTCCTATATTACTTATTTTTTTTAGAAATCAATTAGAATTAGGAACTGTTCTTTCTTATTTTGCAGTGTTAGTAAGTATATTTTTGATGTTTTTGTTATTTATATTAATTTATATCATATTAAAACCACGCTTTGTCATTGAGATTGTTAATAAAATAAGCAATATCTCGTTTTTTAAAAAGCCTAAACTGGAAAAGTATTTTGAAAAAATAAAAGAAGAAATCATACTTTATCATAAAAATTTTAATGACCTTTTTATAGGGCCTTCCAGTTATAAGCTGTTTTTTTCTCAATTATTTTATGCAGTAGCTTATTGGTTGCTTTTTTACAGCATTGCTCCAGTTTTATTATTAGCTATGAATATACCTTTTAATTTGTTAGCAGTAATTGGAAGACAACTCATATTTTATGACATTTTGGCGTATAGTTTTATTCCAAGTGGTTCTGGTGTAGTAGAAATAGGTTTTGCAACAATTTTTTCAAATATACTTCCTCCCAGTAAATTAGGAATTTTTGTGGGCATGTGGAGGTTTTTTACTTATTATGTTTACTTGGGAATTTCGGCTATAGGATTTTTTATGGCAATAAAAAATCAAGATGCAAAGAGAATGTTAATTAAATAA
- the pdaA gene encoding delta-lactam-biosynthetic de-N-acetylase — translation MVRKIFSILMGILLCFSIASCGIAKKDITRAEEQKMQNEALQKPLEKPKEKISNTVNNAVYTNTENLDNTLYSWGLRVLPNHQTPEITPLAMELIKKYDAIFVGDTTKKVVYLTFDEGYENGYTPKILDILKENNVKAAFFVTGPYVKEQADLVKRMVEEGHIVGNHTVNHPSLPTLSDEKVKEEITKLGDMFEELTGKKMKYFRPPKGEYSERTLYLTKSLGYRTVFWSLAMADWQPLPGGPEESYNTVMKRLHPGAVILLHAVSKDNALALDRIIKSIKAEGYEFKTLDDIP, via the coding sequence ATGGTAAGAAAAATATTCTCTATCTTAATGGGAATTTTGTTGTGTTTTTCAATTGCTTCTTGTGGAATAGCTAAAAAAGACATTACAAGGGCAGAAGAACAAAAAATGCAAAATGAAGCTTTACAAAAGCCTTTGGAAAAACCTAAAGAAAAAATATCTAATACGGTCAACAATGCTGTTTATACCAATACAGAAAATCTGGATAACACTTTGTATAGCTGGGGACTAAGGGTGTTGCCAAATCATCAAACTCCAGAAATTACCCCTTTGGCAATGGAGCTTATAAAAAAATATGATGCGATTTTTGTAGGAGATACGACAAAAAAGGTAGTTTATTTGACTTTTGACGAAGGATATGAAAATGGTTATACACCTAAAATATTAGATATACTCAAAGAAAACAATGTAAAAGCTGCTTTTTTTGTAACTGGGCCCTATGTAAAAGAACAGGCTGATTTAGTTAAAAGGATGGTGGAGGAAGGGCATATAGTTGGGAATCACACAGTGAATCATCCAAGCTTACCTACCTTATCTGATGAAAAAGTAAAAGAGGAAATAACTAAGTTAGGAGATATGTTTGAAGAGCTGACAGGGAAAAAGATGAAGTATTTTAGACCGCCAAAAGGTGAGTATAGTGAGAGAACCTTGTATCTTACAAAATCGTTAGGTTATAGAACGGTTTTTTGGAGTTTAGCGATGGCTGATTGGCAGCCACTTCCTGGAGGACCAGAGGAAAGCTATAATACTGTTATGAAAAGGCTTCACCCGGGAGCTGTCATACTTTTACATGCTGTTTCAAAAGACAATGCTTTAGCTCTTGATAGGATAATTAAAAGTATTAAAGCCGAGGGATATGAATTTAAAACCCTAGATGATATACCATGA
- the cas4 gene encoding CRISPR-associated protein Cas4, translating into MILNIIFLFFTIYLLIQSVIEQRPFYKKMRRSKGFRGGKIIYIDKSQEVKEKGLIYGKLLKSDKYGLSGKPDYIYQLGEELVPVELKSSEADDSPYYKDVMQLVAYFLIIEDVYQKRVKRGRIVYRNTMFEVYNRRHLRKELFNILKQMEKMQEGDYYPEVNPSFALCRFCLCRDTVCEIYKNTSK; encoded by the coding sequence ATGATTCTCAATATAATTTTTTTATTTTTTACTATATATTTGCTTATTCAATCAGTTATCGAACAGAGGCCTTTTTATAAAAAAATGAGAAGAAGCAAAGGATTTCGAGGAGGTAAAATAATCTACATAGATAAATCGCAAGAGGTAAAAGAAAAGGGATTAATATATGGGAAGTTATTAAAATCTGACAAATATGGCTTATCTGGAAAGCCTGATTATATTTATCAGTTGGGAGAAGAATTAGTCCCTGTAGAATTAAAAAGTAGTGAAGCTGATGATTCACCTTATTATAAAGATGTTATGCAGTTAGTTGCATATTTTTTGATAATAGAAGATGTATACCAAAAAAGAGTAAAAAGAGGGCGAATAGTTTATAGGAATACTATGTTTGAGGTTTATAATAGGCGACACTTAAGAAAAGAACTTTTTAATATATTAAAGCAAATGGAAAAAATGCAAGAAGGAGATTACTATCCTGAAGTAAATCCTTCTTTTGCCTTGTGTAGATTCTGCCTTTGTAGAGATACTGTATGTGAAATATACAAAAATACTTCCAAATAA
- the kdpDN gene encoding KdpD-like non-kinase potassium sensor (KdpDN resembles contains the N-terminal sensor region of KdpD but lacks the C-terminal histidine kinase region.): protein MMAKKSPDYFLREIERANKGRLKIYLGAAPGVGKTYHMLQDANEMKARGIDVVIGFVETYGRKDTEEQIGDLEIIPLKEINYKGVILKEMDLEAILKRKPQVVVVDELAHTNAPGSKNEKRYQDVLELIDNGISVMTAVNIQHFESLNDYINRMTNVKVRETIPDKLLEICDEVEVVDVSPETLIERLKNGKIYSPDKIETALNNFFRIGNLSALRELTLREVANEVDDRLLEYKNRKNVIGLKGAQEKILVCVNLRFNAEYLIRRGYRLAKMLKADLFVLHVYNDDDLRDHKKLKKLDEITMLCNKLEAKFYMVKSNDPAKAIIKFAEENAITQIVVGQSVRRRIDEIIRGSIVRRIMKGTKFIDVLVVADPRG, encoded by the coding sequence ATGATGGCGAAGAAGTCCCCTGATTATTTTTTGAGAGAAATAGAAAGAGCTAATAAGGGAAGGTTGAAGATTTATCTTGGTGCTGCTCCTGGTGTTGGCAAGACCTATCACATGTTGCAAGATGCCAATGAAATGAAGGCAAGAGGTATAGATGTAGTAATAGGTTTTGTAGAAACCTATGGGAGAAAAGACACTGAGGAACAGATAGGGGACCTTGAGATTATTCCTTTAAAGGAAATAAATTACAAAGGTGTAATCTTGAAGGAAATGGATTTAGAAGCCATTTTAAAGAGGAAACCTCAAGTGGTTGTTGTAGATGAATTAGCCCATACAAATGCTCCTGGTTCAAAAAATGAAAAGAGATATCAAGATGTTTTGGAGCTTATAGATAACGGCATAAGTGTGATGACTGCTGTCAACATACAACATTTTGAAAGTCTTAATGATTATATAAACCGCATGACTAATGTAAAGGTGAGGGAAACTATTCCTGATAAACTTTTAGAAATATGTGATGAAGTAGAAGTAGTTGATGTTTCGCCGGAGACTTTGATAGAGAGGCTTAAAAATGGAAAGATTTATAGTCCCGATAAGATTGAAACTGCTCTTAACAATTTTTTTAGAATTGGCAATCTTTCCGCGTTAAGGGAACTTACATTGAGGGAAGTAGCAAATGAGGTTGACGATAGGCTTTTGGAATATAAAAATAGAAAAAACGTTATAGGATTAAAAGGAGCACAAGAAAAGATATTGGTTTGCGTAAATTTGAGATTTAATGCAGAGTATCTGATACGAAGAGGTTATAGGTTAGCTAAAATGCTTAAAGCAGACCTCTTTGTTTTGCATGTTTACAATGATGATGACTTAAGAGACCATAAAAAACTCAAAAAATTAGATGAAATCACAATGCTGTGCAACAAATTAGAAGCAAAGTTTTACATGGTCAAATCAAATGACCCTGCTAAGGCTATAATAAAATTTGCTGAAGAAAATGCAATTACTCAAATTGTAGTAGGACAGTCTGTGAGAAGAAGAATTGATGAAATAATAAGGGGTTCTATTGTTAGAAGAATAATGAAAGGTACTAAATTTATAGATGTTCTTGTTGTAGCCGATCCACGGGGGTAA
- the kdpC gene encoding potassium-transporting ATPase subunit KdpC — translation MSEVKKAIKFTLVLMLLLGLIYPFIMTAIANLIFPYQAKGSIIKVDGKAVGSELIGQKFTDSKWFMGRPSAVDYNAESSGGTNYALSNPKFKEEVERNIEEFLKKNPGVKRSDIPADIVTSSASGLDPHISPEAAYLQVERVAKANNLPEKVVKKLVDENIEGRFLGLFGEPRVNVLKLNLSLLEEIRKYKK, via the coding sequence ATGAGTGAAGTTAAGAAAGCAATTAAATTTACACTTGTCTTGATGTTATTGCTAGGGCTTATATATCCTTTTATTATGACAGCAATTGCAAATTTAATATTTCCTTATCAGGCAAAAGGTAGTATAATTAAAGTAGATGGTAAGGCAGTAGGATCCGAGCTCATTGGACAAAAATTCACTGATTCTAAGTGGTTTATGGGAAGACCTTCTGCAGTGGATTACAATGCAGAGTCTTCAGGTGGTACTAATTACGCTTTATCCAATCCTAAATTTAAAGAAGAAGTGGAAAGAAATATTGAGGAGTTTTTAAAGAAAAACCCTGGAGTAAAAAGAAGTGACATACCTGCAGATATAGTTACTTCTTCTGCTTCAGGATTAGATCCTCATATTTCTCCGGAAGCTGCATATTTACAAGTTGAAAGAGTAGCTAAAGCAAACAATTTGCCAGAAAAAGTTGTAAAAAAACTTGTGGATGAAAATATTGAAGGCAGATTTTTAGGCCTTTTTGGAGAACCACGGGTAAATGTGCTTAAATTAAATTTAAGCTTATTAGAGGAAATTAGGAAATATAAAAAGTGA
- the kdpB gene encoding potassium-transporting ATPase subunit KdpB: protein MKRKKEIKTMSREIVLGAIKNSFLKLNPLKMYKNPVMFVVEVGMFITLLATIFPTYFGSTYDEVGYNALITFILFVTVLFANFAEALAEGRGKAQADTLKKTKKETMAKLIKSDGSIKMVKSSELKKGDIVLCEAGDIIPADGEIIEGLAAIDESAITGESAPVIKEAGGDFSSVTGGTKVISDSIKVQVTVDEGESFLDRMIKMVEGAKRQKSPNEIALTTVLVSLTIIFIIVVMTLYPMAKFVHVRISATTLIALLVCLIPTTIGGLLSAIGIAGMDRVTRFNVIAMSGKAVEAAGDIDTMLLDKTGTITFGNRLAADFIPVGGHKKEEVTYYALVSSLKDLTPEGRSIVDLAKKMGVKVPEDILDGAEVIEFTAETRMSGLNLKDGTIVRKGSYDKVKEYIKEQGGEIPEDLDKEVEKISLLGGTPLVVVKDKEVLGVIYLKDTIKPGMKERFKQLRAMGIKTIMVTGDNPLTAKTIAEEAGVDEFIAESKPEDKINVIKREQAAGRLVAMTGDGTNDAPALAQADVGLAMNSGTMAAKEAANMVDLDSDPTKIIEVVAIGKQLLMTRGALTTFSIANDVAKYFAILPAIMSDTLPSIKVLDIMKLSSPTNAILSALIFNAIIIPILIPIAMRGVKYRPMSSNALLARNLLIYGLGGLIAPFVGIKLIDLIISSIF from the coding sequence ATGAAAAGAAAAAAAGAAATAAAAACGATGAGTAGAGAAATTGTATTAGGTGCTATCAAAAACTCTTTTTTGAAACTTAATCCTCTTAAAATGTATAAAAATCCTGTGATGTTTGTGGTAGAGGTAGGTATGTTTATTACACTGTTGGCTACAATATTTCCTACTTATTTTGGAAGTACTTACGACGAAGTGGGATATAACGCTTTAATCACTTTTATATTGTTTGTAACAGTGCTTTTTGCTAATTTTGCAGAAGCACTGGCAGAAGGAAGAGGGAAAGCTCAAGCAGATACCCTTAAAAAGACAAAAAAAGAGACTATGGCAAAACTCATTAAAAGTGATGGAAGCATAAAAATGGTTAAGTCCTCTGAGCTTAAAAAAGGGGATATAGTGCTTTGTGAGGCAGGAGATATAATTCCGGCTGATGGAGAAATAATAGAGGGACTTGCTGCGATTGATGAGTCTGCAATAACAGGTGAATCTGCACCAGTTATAAAAGAAGCTGGTGGTGATTTTAGCTCGGTTACTGGTGGGACAAAGGTAATAAGCGATAGCATTAAAGTCCAAGTTACTGTTGACGAAGGGGAATCTTTTTTAGACAGAATGATAAAAATGGTAGAAGGAGCCAAAAGGCAGAAATCTCCTAATGAAATTGCTTTGACTACTGTTTTAGTGAGTTTGACAATAATTTTTATAATTGTTGTTATGACCCTATACCCAATGGCTAAATTTGTCCATGTAAGAATAAGTGCTACTACATTGATTGCTTTGTTAGTTTGCTTAATACCAACTACAATTGGAGGCCTTCTTTCTGCGATAGGCATTGCAGGTATGGATAGAGTTACACGCTTTAATGTAATTGCTATGTCTGGAAAAGCAGTAGAAGCTGCAGGAGATATCGACACAATGCTTTTAGATAAAACAGGCACAATCACTTTTGGAAATAGATTAGCAGCTGATTTTATACCAGTTGGCGGCCATAAAAAAGAAGAAGTTACATATTATGCCCTTGTATCCTCTTTAAAAGATTTAACTCCCGAAGGAAGGTCAATAGTAGACTTAGCTAAGAAAATGGGCGTAAAGGTACCGGAAGATATTTTAGATGGAGCGGAAGTTATAGAATTTACTGCAGAAACAAGGATGAGCGGACTAAATTTAAAAGATGGGACTATTGTGCGAAAAGGGTCTTATGATAAGGTGAAAGAATATATAAAAGAACAAGGAGGAGAAATTCCGGAAGATTTAGATAAAGAAGTTGAGAAGATATCTTTATTAGGTGGGACTCCTCTTGTAGTAGTGAAAGACAAAGAAGTATTAGGAGTAATATATTTAAAGGATACTATAAAACCTGGTATGAAAGAGCGTTTTAAACAGCTTAGAGCGATGGGAATTAAAACTATCATGGTAACGGGGGATAATCCTTTAACTGCAAAAACAATAGCAGAAGAGGCTGGTGTTGACGAATTCATTGCAGAAAGTAAACCAGAGGATAAGATAAATGTGATTAAAAGAGAACAGGCGGCAGGAAGGCTTGTTGCCATGACAGGAGATGGAACAAATGATGCACCAGCACTTGCCCAAGCAGATGTAGGACTTGCAATGAATAGCGGTACAATGGCTGCTAAAGAAGCTGCAAACATGGTGGACCTTGATTCTGACCCTACAAAGATTATTGAAGTAGTAGCAATTGGTAAGCAGCTTCTCATGACGAGAGGAGCGTTGACTACTTTTAGTATTGCCAATGACGTTGCTAAATACTTTGCGATACTTCCTGCCATTATGTCTGATACTTTGCCATCAATAAAGGTACTGGATATAATGAAACTCTCCTCACCGACTAATGCAATATTATCAGCTTTAATATTTAACGCCATTATAATACCTATTTTGATTCCTATTGCTATGAGAGGAGTAAAATATAGGCCAATGAGTTCTAATGCGTTATTGGCGAGGAATTTACTGATTTACGGACTGGGAGGATTGATTGCTCCTTTTGTGGGGATAAAACTTATTGACTTAATAATATCTTCTATCTTTTAA
- the kdpA gene encoding potassium-transporting ATPase subunit KdpA translates to MYSNIELFTMILVVVLLTKPVGTYMYKIFEYKPMKLDKVFLPVENFIYKLSGINAEEEMSWKKYALSFLLVNTVMMIIGYIILRIQRFLPLNPTGVKNMESSLAFNTAISFTTNTNLQHYAGENGVTFLSQMIVIVFLMFTSAASGLATAAAIMRGLSRKTDGLGNFYADFVRVVVRLLLPISAIVTLILVWQGVPQTFAGKVVVDTLEGGKQTIITGPVAVLESIKHLGTNGGGFFEANSSHPFENPTWLTNMIEMLLMMLLPASLIYTYGLMINNKKHALVLYISLFVIFILLAVGAVYAESHPGVAYSKLHIDGTPYGNYEGKEVRFGVSQSSLFATVTTAFTTGSVDSMHDSYTPLGGAVPLILMMLNTIFGGDGAGLQNIIMYTILTVFLTGLMVGRTPEYLGRKIETKEIKLIALAILVHPFLILFSSALTVMLKVGASSVTNPLYHGLTQVLYEFSSAAANNGSEFAGFIGNTVFMNIMTGLVMFFGRYITIILMLAVAGSMAEKIPAPPSPGTFRTDNALFGAIFIAIVVIVGALTFFPAIILGPISEFLSMT, encoded by the coding sequence ATGTATTCGAATATAGAACTTTTTACTATGATATTGGTTGTAGTTCTTTTAACTAAACCAGTTGGGACTTATATGTACAAAATATTTGAGTATAAACCGATGAAATTGGACAAAGTTTTTTTACCTGTAGAAAATTTTATATATAAACTTTCAGGGATCAATGCAGAAGAAGAAATGAGCTGGAAAAAATATGCATTGTCCTTTTTGCTTGTTAATACGGTAATGATGATAATTGGGTATATTATATTGCGAATACAAAGATTTTTGCCTTTAAATCCTACTGGAGTTAAAAACATGGAGTCTTCTCTTGCTTTTAACACGGCAATAAGCTTTACGACAAATACAAACCTTCAACACTATGCTGGGGAAAATGGCGTAACTTTTTTAAGCCAAATGATCGTAATAGTATTTTTGATGTTTACTTCTGCGGCTTCAGGGTTAGCGACTGCAGCAGCTATAATGAGAGGACTTAGCAGAAAAACAGATGGATTGGGAAATTTTTATGCAGATTTTGTAAGAGTAGTAGTAAGGCTTCTGCTTCCTATCTCTGCAATTGTCACTCTTATATTAGTATGGCAAGGAGTTCCTCAAACTTTTGCTGGGAAAGTAGTTGTGGATACATTAGAAGGTGGTAAGCAAACTATTATAACAGGTCCCGTAGCTGTATTAGAGTCAATTAAACACTTAGGAACAAATGGCGGTGGATTTTTTGAGGCGAATTCTTCTCACCCATTTGAAAATCCTACTTGGCTTACCAATATGATTGAGATGCTTCTTATGATGCTTTTACCTGCATCTTTAATTTACACTTATGGGTTAATGATAAACAATAAAAAACACGCTTTGGTATTATACATTTCCTTGTTTGTGATTTTTATTCTTTTGGCTGTTGGAGCAGTTTATGCGGAAAGTCATCCAGGAGTGGCTTATTCGAAATTACATATTGATGGTACGCCTTATGGAAATTATGAAGGAAAAGAAGTTCGCTTTGGAGTCTCACAATCTTCACTATTTGCGACTGTGACTACTGCTTTTACAACAGGTTCTGTTGACAGCATGCACGATTCTTATACACCTTTAGGAGGAGCAGTGCCGCTTATCCTCATGATGTTAAATACCATTTTTGGAGGAGATGGAGCAGGACTTCAGAATATAATAATGTATACAATATTGACGGTATTTTTGACAGGGCTTATGGTAGGAAGAACTCCAGAATATTTAGGAAGAAAAATTGAAACTAAAGAGATAAAACTTATAGCCCTTGCAATATTGGTTCACCCTTTTTTGATACTTTTTTCATCTGCTTTGACAGTGATGCTAAAAGTGGGAGCTTCTTCTGTAACGAATCCACTGTACCATGGACTTACACAAGTTTTGTATGAGTTTTCTTCTGCGGCGGCAAATAATGGTTCTGAATTTGCAGGATTTATAGGAAACACTGTGTTTATGAATATAATGACAGGTTTAGTTATGTTCTTTGGAAGATATATAACCATTATTCTTATGTTAGCTGTTGCAGGTTCTATGGCGGAGAAAATTCCTGCACCGCCATCGCCAGGTACTTTTAGAACAGACAATGCTTTGTTTGGAGCAATTTTTATAGCGATTGTTGTAATTGTAGGAGCTCTTACTTTCTTCCCAGCGATAATATTAGGACCTATTTCTGAGTTTTTGAGCATGACGTAA
- a CDS encoding potassium-transporting ATPase subunit F, whose protein sequence is MALLYVVFFLLLLYLFYALIHPEEF, encoded by the coding sequence GTGGCCTTATTGTATGTGGTTTTTTTTCTTTTACTCCTTTATTTGTTTTATGCTTTAATACATCCGGAAGAATTTTAA